A stretch of the Metopolophium dirhodum isolate CAU chromosome 8, ASM1992520v1, whole genome shotgun sequence genome encodes the following:
- the LOC132951404 gene encoding tigger transposable element-derived protein 4-like has translation MASGIKRKALTISDKLNILKKYDEGLAEKKKQKDIANELGIPPSTLRTLLKNRHEIEQSSLLGGSKRQKLKHGKYEELENILLEWFQQARSLNYPINGGIITEKAMEIAARLNLTEFSGSTGWLDRFRSRHSIVYRQISGEAESVNNDDIASWKNNVLPSLLRDYAPDDVYNADEFGLFFKLMPDKSFVFKNETCHGGKLSKERLTVLVCTNSTGTHKLKLVVIGKSRSPRCFKNVRTFPCEYLAQSRAWMTGILFINWIQQLDAFFGKQKRKIILFVDNCPAHPKDIPTTNIKLVFFPPNTTSKLQPLDQGIIKVIKQKYRKKLVQRYLRDMESTNQISTKVNVLDSIHYVSAAWDEIKPDVIINCFRKAAFGMLNNSEQADSSPLKEEDFQLLQNFADYATVDDELVTSSTRTLDEIIADTNLVDNEKEDDDQEEEDQDFPVSTPTITTGLQHLSEIRKGE, from the exons ATGGCTAGTGGTATAAAACGTAAAGCGCTAACGATTTCGGACAAactcaacattttgaaaaagtacGATGAAGGATTggctgagaaaaaaaaacaaaaagatatTGCTAATGAACTGGGGATACCTCCTTCCACTTTAAGAactttattgaaaaacagacaTGAAATAGAACAAAGCAGCTTGTTAGGTGGCAGCAaacgacaaaaattaaaacacgggAAGTATGAAgagttggaaaatattttattggagtGGTTTCAACAAGCTCGTAGTTTAAATTATCCAATAAATGGAGGTATAATCACGGAAAAGGCGATGGAGATTGCCGCACGTCTCAACTTAACCGAATTTAGTGGATCGACTGGTTGGCTGGATAGATTTCGGAGTAGGCATAGCATTGTGTACCGGCAAATATCAGGTGAGGCTGAATCtgttaataatgatgatatagcTTCATGGAAAAATAACGTGTTGCCTTCATTACTGCGTGACTATGCTCCTGACGATGTATACAACGCTGATGAATTCGGATTGTTTTTTAAGCTTATGCCAGATaagtcttttgtttttaaaaatgagacATGCCATGGTGGAAAGTTGAGCAAGGAACGTCTCACGGTTTTAGTATGTACAAATTCTACCGGAACCCATAAATTGAAGTTGGTCGTCATTGGAAAAAGTAGGTCTCCTCGCTGTTTCAAAAATGTTCGTACGTTTCCATGTGAATACCTTGCTCAAAGTCGTGCTTGGATGACAGGAATACTATTCATAAACTGGATTCAACAGCTAGATGCATTTTTCGGTAAACAAAAGAGAAAAATTATTCTATTCGTCGACAATTGTCCGGCTCACCCTAAAGATATCCCTACTACCAATATAAAACTTGTTTTCTTTCCACCAAATACTACATCTAAGTTACAACCCCTAGATCAGGGTATCATTAAAGTGATAAAACAAAAGTACCGAAAAAAGTTAGTTCAGCGGTACTTGAGAGACATGGAGAGTACCAACCAAATTTCAACTAAAGTTAACGTTTTGGACTCCATACATTACGTTAGTGCCGCTTGGGATGAAATTAAACCAGATgtaataataaactgttttcGGAAAGCTGCATTTGGTATGTTGAACAACTCTGAACAGGCTGATAGCTCACCTTTAAAAGAAGAGGACTTTCAGCTTCTGCAAAATTTTGCTGATTATGCAACAGTAGATGATGAACTCGTAACCAGTAGCACTCGGACTTTAGATGAAATAATCGCTGATACGAACTTAGTGGACAATGAGAAAGAAGACGACGATCAAGAAGAAGAAGATCAAGACTTTCCAGTATCTACTCCTACAATAACTACTGGTTTGCAACATTTATCGGAAATTCGGAAA ggggaATGA
- the LOC132950417 gene encoding tubulin-specific chaperone E produces MADVESNFYGSVRVGQKVSIGAFDGFARYVGPIPGTDSIWVGVEWDNSNRGKHDGIHNGIRYFKTLHPNGASFVHLEKVMSHNVSFLNAFQSKYGQNCGNNIHQEIIALMKQSKMPSFELVGMQKIQKTQACFDKLTHVCLSHHGITCAGNPNEIQDCCPNIVNLELCNNCFTDWGTVSEIAQQLKHLTTLNLSFNNIDLPQEPNHQLKESFKCLKKIVLGKLNYSWHEIMSLCEAFPVLEVLEVPDNNIDRLETHSVVMENLLYLNLENNNLSWSEINKLRSLPKLQTLNVNRNGIKDIQIVPSSFTSLEFLMISDNDLLHFESLCELNKLPALCSLRIQNNPLIKGMSVSNYTLQIIARIANLKTLNGTMITLKERQNNERDFLKDLDMIWHRQLKSAEERAAFLTKHPRYMELIAKYGSDYSEDLNTSNKIKTIKIRIVNFCKETSTEKDVIIKTLPITMTLNRLKDLGKRIFGLGNKQLEFSYLIKEKPDIEYTMENMNQTLDYYSVEDGNTVLIKW; encoded by the exons ATGGCAGATGTCGAAAGCAATTTTTATGGTTCTGTAAGAGTTGGCCAAAAAGTGAGTATTGGGGCATTCGATGGGTTTGCTCGCTATGTTGGTCCAATCCCTGGAACAGATTCTATATGGGTGGGAGTTGAATGGGACAATTCAAACAGAGGTAAACATGATGGAATTCATAACGgtatcagatattttaaaactct ACATCCTAACGGGGCATCTTTTGTTCACTTAGAAAAAGTGATGTCTCACAACGTTagttttttaaatgcttttcaAAGTAAATATGGCCAAAATTGTGGTAATAATATTCATCAGGAGATAATTGCATTGATGAAACAGTCTAAAATGCCATCATTTGAACTAGTTGGAATGCAAAAAATTCAGAAAACACAAGC ATGTTTTGATAAGTTAACTCATGTATGTCTAAGTCATCACGGTATAACATGTGCAGGCAATCCAAACGAAATACAAGATTGCTGTCCAAATATTGTGAATTTAGAactttgtaataattgttttactgaTTGGGGAACAGTATCAGAAATAGCTCAACAGTTAAAACATTTGACAACTTTAAATTTAAg ctttaataatatagatttaccACAAGAACCAAATCATCAATTAAAGGAATCTTTTAAATGCTTGAAGAAAATTGTTTTAGGTAAACTCAATTATAGCTGGCATGAGATCATGTCTTTATGTGAAGCATTTCCAGTACTTGAAGTATTAGAG gtcCCTGATAACAATATAGATAGACTTGAAACACATTCAGTAGTCATGGAGAATCTTTTGTACTTAAAcctggaaaataataatttatcatggtCAGAAATCAATAAATTGCGCTCTTTACCaaa ATTACAAACTTTAAATGTCAATCGAAATGGAATAAAAGACATTCAAATTGTACCGTCATCGTTTACTTCACTTGAATTTCTGATGATCAGTGATAATGACTTATTACAT tTTGAATCATTATGTGAGCTTAATAAATTACCAGCATTATGTTCTTTAAGAATTCAAAATAATCCTCTAATTAAGGGTATGAGTGTAAGCAATTACACCTTACAAATAATAGCAAGAATTGCCAATTTGAAG aCGTTAAATGGAACTATGATAACTCTTAAAGAACGACAAAATAATGAAAGAGATTTCTTAAAGGATTTGGACATGATATGGCATAGACAGTTAAAAAGTGCAGAAGAAAGAGCTGCATTTTTGACTAAACATCCACGATATATGGAACTCATTgcta aaTATGGTTCTGATTACTCGGAAGACCTGAACAcgtcaaacaaaataaaaacaataaaaattagaattgtGAACTTTTGCAAAGAAACCAGTACAGAAAaggatgtaataataaaaacacttcCAATTACTATGACACTTAATCGTTTAAAAGATCTTGGAAAACGTATATTTGGTCTAGGCAATAAACAACTTGAATTTTCTTACCTAATAAAAgag AAACCAGATATTGAATATACCATGGAAAACATGAATCAAACATTAGATTATTATTCTGTTGAAGATGGAAACACAGTATTAattaaatggtaa